A genomic segment from Candidatus Binataceae bacterium encodes:
- a CDS encoding alpha/beta hydrolase translates to MNAFSHHFVETNGIRMHYVEAGQGPLVVLCHGFPESWYSWRHQIPALAEAGFRVVAPDQRGYGQTDRPQAVAEYSIFRIVGDVVGLVNALGERTAVIVGHDWGAPVAWLAAQLRPDLFRAVGLLSVPYLPRGPMRPSALIKAIFGSKVFYQQYFQEEDKAERDLERDVRATMLAALYSLSGDAEGSDRWRYAFGPGETFLDSVVMPKKLPPWLTEADVDFFVGEFTRTGFRGALNWYRNIDRLWEESGFLDGARLMQPTLFVAGEKDAVVEFYGDAYRALEANVPNLNQKVLLPGAGHWVQQERPSEVNRLLCEFLSSL, encoded by the coding sequence ATGAACGCGTTCAGCCATCATTTCGTCGAAACCAATGGCATTCGGATGCACTACGTAGAGGCCGGGCAGGGGCCGCTCGTCGTGCTCTGCCATGGCTTTCCGGAGTCGTGGTATTCCTGGCGCCATCAGATTCCCGCGCTCGCCGAGGCCGGCTTTCGGGTGGTCGCGCCCGACCAGCGCGGTTACGGCCAGACTGATCGCCCGCAGGCGGTAGCCGAATACAGCATCTTCCGCATCGTCGGCGACGTCGTCGGCTTGGTCAACGCGCTGGGCGAGCGCACGGCCGTTATCGTCGGCCATGACTGGGGCGCGCCGGTCGCATGGCTGGCGGCGCAGTTGCGTCCAGACCTTTTTCGCGCGGTCGGATTGCTCAGCGTCCCGTACCTGCCGCGCGGCCCGATGCGCCCCAGTGCGCTTATCAAAGCGATTTTCGGCAGCAAGGTCTTCTACCAGCAGTACTTTCAGGAGGAGGACAAGGCCGAGCGCGACCTCGAACGCGACGTGCGCGCGACCATGCTCGCGGCGCTCTACTCGCTGTCGGGCGACGCGGAGGGCAGCGACCGATGGCGCTACGCGTTCGGGCCTGGCGAGACTTTCCTCGACTCCGTCGTGATGCCGAAGAAGCTGCCCCCGTGGTTGACCGAGGCCGATGTCGATTTCTTCGTCGGCGAGTTCACCCGCACCGGCTTTCGCGGTGCGCTCAACTGGTACCGCAATATCGACCGTCTATGGGAAGAGAGCGGCTTCCTCGACGGAGCGCGTCTGATGCAGCCAACCCTGTTTGTCGCCGGCGAGAAGGACGCCGTCGTGGAGTTCTACGGCGACGCCTACCGCGCGCTCGAGGCCAACGTGCCCAACCTCAATCAAAAGGTGCTGCTTCCCGGCGCCGGCCACTGGGTCCAGCAGGAGCGCCCGAGCGAGGTCAACCGCCTGCTGTGCGAGTTTCTCAGCTCGCTGTAG